One genomic region from Desulfuromonas sp. TF encodes:
- a CDS encoding efflux RND transporter periplasmic adaptor subunit: MSQQPDSDKRTADRRTRRRPALALRIILPLAVLAVSVALSLWLMETSPQARPKPKTRNAALVEVRTIEFAPQKSIVSAMGTVKPSREVSLRPQVSGEIIEMSGNFLPGGHFRKGETLLRIDPTDYRLAVRQLASEVARAESELQIEQGNQLVAQKEYELLGETVSEEETSLMLRRPQLDNLRAALEASQARLEQARINLRRTEIAAPFNAVVQTREINIGTRVSEGTALTTLIGTDSYWVEVSVPVSQLRWIRIPNSENEAGSRVRIYDRAAWGEGAWRTGKVIRLSAGLEEQGRMARLLVEVADPLALLQENAGAPRMLIDSYLQVEIEGQELPSATAIERDVLRDGDTLWVMDDENRLDVRKIEIAFRGREQVLVTGGIEAGERLVVSPLPGPVPGMALRLEESPGDASSVGRSASVAPEKDVQR; encoded by the coding sequence ATGTCGCAGCAACCTGATTCCGACAAACGAACCGCAGACCGCCGGACCCGACGCCGCCCCGCGCTGGCGCTTCGGATCATTCTGCCGCTCGCCGTGCTGGCCGTCAGCGTGGCTCTGAGCCTCTGGCTGATGGAGACAAGTCCCCAGGCACGACCGAAGCCAAAGACGCGCAATGCCGCCCTGGTCGAGGTCCGGACCATCGAATTCGCCCCGCAGAAGTCCATCGTGTCCGCCATGGGGACGGTCAAGCCGAGCCGGGAGGTGAGCCTCAGGCCCCAGGTAAGCGGGGAGATCATCGAAATGTCCGGCAATTTCCTGCCGGGAGGGCATTTCCGAAAGGGTGAAACCCTTCTCAGGATCGATCCCACCGACTACCGCCTGGCGGTCCGCCAGCTGGCCAGCGAAGTTGCCAGGGCCGAATCGGAGCTTCAGATCGAACAGGGAAATCAACTGGTGGCACAGAAGGAATACGAGCTGCTCGGCGAGACGGTCAGCGAGGAGGAAACCTCCCTGATGCTGCGCCGGCCCCAGCTCGACAACCTGCGTGCGGCTCTCGAGGCGTCGCAGGCCCGGCTCGAACAGGCCAGGATCAATCTCAGGCGCACGGAGATAGCCGCCCCTTTCAACGCCGTGGTTCAGACCCGCGAGATCAACATCGGCACCCGCGTGAGCGAAGGTACGGCCCTGACCACCCTGATCGGCACGGATTCCTACTGGGTGGAGGTTTCCGTGCCGGTGAGCCAGCTTCGCTGGATTCGGATTCCCAACTCGGAAAATGAAGCGGGTTCCAGGGTCCGTATCTACGACCGGGCGGCGTGGGGCGAAGGCGCCTGGCGAACCGGGAAGGTGATCCGCCTCTCGGCGGGTCTGGAGGAGCAGGGGCGTATGGCGCGCCTGCTGGTGGAGGTTGCCGATCCCCTTGCCCTCCTGCAGGAGAACGCCGGCGCTCCGCGAATGCTCATCGACTCCTACTTACAGGTGGAGATCGAGGGACAGGAGCTCCCCTCGGCCACGGCCATCGAACGGGACGTGCTTCGCGACGGCGACACCCTGTGGGTCATGGATGACGAAAACCGCCTGGACGTCCGCAAAATCGAGATCGCCTTCCGAGGCCGGGAGCAGGTGCTGGTGACCGGGGGGATCGAAGCCGGCGAACGCCTGGTGGTTTCCCCCCTTCCGGGGCCGGTGCCGGGAATGGCCCTGCGCCTGGAGGAGAGCCCCGGGGACGCCTCTTCCGTTGGGCGCAGCGCATCGGTGGCTCCGGAAAAGGACGTGCAGCGATGA
- a CDS encoding efflux transporter outer membrane subunit — MKGKILILAAASVLMAACAPALPDRPAPVDASMPFSISGAAPLPERWWQAFADDTLAGLIDRALEGNLSLQSAWDRLEQARAAARRAGADLYPSLDAEARVAETRGREDGLTGTRENYSLGVAAGYEADLWGRIRSSRDAADLDARASAEDLQTAALTLSSQVAATWYQLIEQYGQIRLLQEQLDINDKVLELITLRFRTGRAGIADVLQQRQLVESNRGEIALVEGRAEVLEHQLAILLGAPPLRKVAPAEVEFGKFPPLPETGLPAELVRSRPDVRGAWYSLQAADHRVAAAIADRFPRLSLAAGLDTSGGEVRDLFDNWLASLAANLVGPIVDGGRRRAEVERTRAVAAEALHTYGQTVLDSLGEVEDALSREQWQKVYIASLDQQLELAKRAIERVRDRYLNGAVDYQRVLDALLSYQRLQRTRLTALRELFEFRIDLYRALGGGWEMKRSNAEVAAG, encoded by the coding sequence ATGAAGGGCAAGATTCTGATACTGGCCGCAGCCTCGGTGCTGATGGCGGCCTGCGCACCGGCGCTCCCCGATCGTCCCGCGCCGGTCGACGCTTCAATGCCCTTTTCAATCTCCGGCGCAGCGCCGCTGCCGGAGCGCTGGTGGCAGGCCTTCGCCGACGACACCCTCGCCGGGCTCATCGACCGGGCGCTGGAAGGCAATCTGAGCCTGCAGAGCGCCTGGGACCGGCTGGAGCAGGCGCGGGCCGCTGCCCGCCGGGCCGGAGCCGATCTTTATCCCTCTCTGGACGCCGAAGCCCGCGTGGCCGAGACCCGCGGCCGGGAAGACGGGCTGACCGGCACGCGGGAGAACTACAGTCTGGGTGTCGCGGCCGGCTACGAAGCGGACCTGTGGGGGCGCATCCGCTCCAGCCGCGACGCCGCCGACCTCGACGCCCGCGCCAGCGCCGAAGACCTCCAGACGGCAGCCCTTACGCTGTCGTCCCAGGTGGCCGCGACCTGGTACCAGCTGATCGAACAGTACGGCCAGATCCGCCTGCTGCAGGAACAGCTCGACATCAACGACAAGGTTCTGGAGCTGATCACCCTCCGGTTCCGTACCGGCCGGGCCGGCATTGCCGACGTCCTTCAGCAGCGGCAGCTCGTCGAATCGAACCGCGGTGAAATCGCCCTGGTCGAAGGCCGTGCCGAAGTGCTGGAGCATCAGTTGGCGATTCTCCTGGGCGCGCCGCCCCTGCGAAAGGTGGCGCCGGCCGAAGTGGAATTCGGAAAGTTCCCTCCCCTGCCTGAAACGGGTCTGCCGGCGGAACTGGTCCGCAGCCGTCCCGACGTCCGCGGCGCCTGGTACTCCCTGCAGGCCGCCGACCACCGGGTGGCCGCGGCGATCGCCGACCGCTTTCCCCGGCTGAGCCTGGCCGCCGGCCTGGACACCTCGGGGGGAGAGGTGCGGGACCTCTTCGATAACTGGCTGGCCTCGCTGGCGGCCAATCTGGTCGGCCCCATCGTCGACGGCGGCCGGCGCCGGGCGGAGGTCGAGCGGACCCGAGCCGTGGCCGCCGAAGCGCTGCACACTTACGGCCAGACCGTGCTCGATTCCCTCGGCGAAGTCGAAGACGCCCTCTCCCGGGAGCAGTGGCAGAAGGTTTACATCGCCAGCCTCGATCAGCAGCTGGAGTTGGCCAAGCGGGCCATCGAAAGGGTGCGCGACCGCTACCTGAACGGCGCCGTCGATTACCAGCGGGTGCTGGACGCCCTCCTCTCCTACCAGCGCCTCCAGCGCACCCGCCTCACCGCCCTGCGCGAGCTCTTCGAGTTCCGTATCGATCTCTACCGGGCCCTCGGCGGCGGATGGGAGATGAAGCGGTCGAATGCCGAAGTTGCAGCGGGGTAG